AGAGGTATGGGTCGTTGTGTTCTTTAAGAAATGGAAGGCTAACTCGTCACATTATTATTGAGAAGTGCTGTTATGTGCCACTAGAAGATTATGCATGCGCTGATTGACCGGTTAAGATCTTGCATCCGTGCTTGTGAGATGCTATTACATGTTATATTAGTTTTGGTAGAGGTGTTGGACAATGTGTACTTACTAATTGAGCCACAGTATTTTCTCTGTTGATCCTCCAACATAGACAATCCCAGTGTTGAACCTTTTGGATATTTTCCATATTTTATTGGATAGATGACACTTTTGGTACCAGGTGCATCTTCAACTCTCTACAACTATTAGCTAAAATTATTACATTACTGTTATTTGGGCTAGCATGTATGCATTAAGTTATGTGATACTAGGCCAGCACGTATCCGGTAGACTTGTTGAGCCATAATAAAATTTTCTCTATGAATGCTTTGACATAAAAAAATCCTGGTATTTGAACCTTTTGGATATTTTGTCTGGAGAGTGCCTGCCCACTGACATTGCTATTGGTATGCTCAGTACATTAGCTCAAACTGTTAGTATATTACTGTTATTTGGGGCTGCACTAACGCCTACTCACCTAAGGCCTGGTGGTGGGTGCTCCACAAGACTCAAGATCTTTGTAGGAGATAAGTTCATTTGAAAATTAGTTTGCTGTGATTTGTTTGGAGGTTATCTCTACTGGGAGGGATAATCTATTTATTGGAAGTCAAATAAGCAATAAGTGTAGATATATTCCTTCACCTTTCGCTCCATCTTTCCAACTCTCCCTGTGTATCCATAAGTGCTTCTCTCCCTCCACCACACGTCATAGGAACAGGACAGTCAGGTCCTTGACCTGAACTTCCCATGTTGCATAGTTGTCAACTGTGTTTTTCCGGATTTCATGTCAGTTACTACTTTTGGTTGTCCATGCTCCATATTGGTTCATTTTAGTACACCACTAGGGTAGTCTAATGTTCATTTTGAAATGACCAGTTATTCATGAAAGTGCCAAATGAGTATAGGAAAATTCATAAGCTGTTGACTGATGGTTAACCAGCAATGTGCGACTGGAATTGGTTGTTAATTATTGTTAATCATCATCCCTTGGATTAATTAGAAGATGAAATGTGGTAACTGAGGTATTACCATCCTGTCAACTTTTCTTTTCTCAATCTCACTAATAATATGCATGATGCCGTGCGGTCCATTATACTGACATCCCGACTTGCTTGTCCTTATTAGGTCCCCTACTCTCCTTAAAATTAAAGATACTCAGTTTGAGTTCATCATATCTATTATCCTTTTCACTTCATTTTGCCAAGGAATGTGTCTTTTCTTTAGATGAGCAGTGATTTAGCTATATTCATGACATTACTTTGCAATAAGCATCCATTTCTCGCATTAGTTGATTTATTTGTCATAGCTCTATTGAATAGTAATATCATGCACAAAAATCAATATGAATAAAATAATAGGAACGTTTTATTTTGAATTACAAGTTGCATTCCTGTTGTTAATCTAAcattttttgtgtgtgtgttagGAGtgacgatgaagatgatgacTATGCAGTTTTCCATTCAGATTTGGAAGGGCAACACTTGCAAAATTCTGATGAATATTATGGACCTATGTATTTTGATGGCCATCAAGTTGATTGCAGAGATGATGCAAAAGAATCGACATCCCCAAGGAAAGATGTAACAGCCTTAGTTGATTCCTTGGGAGCAGATAAGAATGAAGATCATAGTGTTGATGAGTGCTGCAATGCTCGGTCTTCTTCCATGTATAGCATGGAAGTGCTGGATAATGAACCTGTGGACTTTGAAAACAATAGCTCACTTTGGGTACCTCCAGAACCTGAGGACGAAGAGGATGATCATGATGGTGAACGTGATGATGATGAGGGGGTCGATGCCACAGGAGAGTGGGCATATCAACGCTCAAGCAGCTTTGGCAGTGGGCACTGTCGAAGTAGAGATAAATCGGCTGAGGAACACAAGAAAGCCATGAAAGATATAGTTGATGGCCATTTTCGGGCGTTAGTTTCTCAACTTCTTCAGGCTGAAAAGGTACCATTAACTGATAAAACTGGCAAAGAGAGTTGGCTAGATATAGTTACCTCTTTGTCTTGGGAAGCTGCATCTCTTTTGAAACCAGATACCACCAGTAAAGGTGGTCAGATGGATCCTGGTGGCTATGTTAAGGTGAAATGCTTGGCTTGTGGTCACCCAAGTGAAAGGTAAGCAAATTCTATCTTCCGATTTCCATGCATCAGAACTCAAATTCATATATTTTGATAATTTTACATCTATATACTTCTGAGCTGCCATAACTGATACTTTATGCCAATTGAATGCTTTGTAATTCAAATGCCCTCTAATGTCACTTGCTGTTgaactttcttttttttcccctttaATCTATTGCACTTTGAATTTCATATTGTATTTATTATCAATGCATTTCCTTGATTTCCACTTGTGTTTTTTCTCCACAAATTCCTTTACAGTTTCGTAGTAAAAGGGGTTGTTTGTAAGAAGAATGTTGCTCACCGGCGTATGTCatcaaaaaaagaaaagccACAAATCCTAATTCTTGGTGGTGCACTCGAATATCAGCGCGTATCAAATTTGCTTTCAAGTTTCGATACTTTACTGCAACAGGTATATCCTGTGAATCCCAGTCTATTTTCACACATATCACATATGTTGTAAACACAAAGCACGCTGATTGGGTTGTAGACAGCTGCATTCTGATAACATTTCTTTTTGACTCCAGGAAACAGATTATTTGAAAATGGCTGTTGCAAAGATCAAAGCGCACCAACCAAGTGTTGTATTGGTAGAGAAATCTGTGTCACGTTATGCTCAGGATTTATTTCTAGAGAAAAACATTTCACTAGTTCTGAATATCAAAAGGCCACTGCTGGAAAGGATATCTCGCTGCACTGGTGCTCAAATAGTTCCCTCGATTGATTATTTGTCATCCCAAAAGCTAGGGCGTTGTGATTTATTCCATGTAGAGAAGTATGTTGAAGAACATGGGACTGCTGGAGAAGGTGGGAAGAAAATGTTGAAGACTCTCATGTTTTTTGAAGGCTGTCCCAAACCCTTTGGTTGTACAGTAAGTATTCACTTCTTGTCTCAGCTATAGTGCTTGTTTGTTCTCGTGTTTCGCCATGGTAACTTCGTACCTTTGTCTACTTTATTACTAAGGGGTAAACAAGGTCATTTGCTGTTAACTGGAAACAACATAATGAATGAGAAACACTTACTTATACCATATACTTCACCTAATTCCCCCTCCTTAAATTTTGATGATGTGGGAAAAGTTTTTAATTAAACTGATTTGAAGTAGTCAGTTCAGCATGGAGATTGGAAGTTTTATCATTGAAAATGGTTAATGGAATTGGGGTTGATTTGTTAGTTGTGCAATAAACCTGGCTGGACTAATTGCTCTGTCCATGAACAGCAATTCTAGAAAAAAATGTGTTTTTGTTTAACTGTGGACATATGTTCCTTGAATGCTTCGTTAGGAATTCTCTCATTACTTCGTGCAGATAAACTATCTGCATTACTTTTGTCAGGAAACAAGCGCATACTACAAAAATAGGCTGCTGCCACACGTCATATGTCTAACTACGTCTAATTTTCTGCAGATCTTGCTCAAAGGCGCTAATGGTGATGAGCTAAAAAAAGTGAAGCATGTTGTGCAGTATGGAGTATTTGCAGCCTACCACTTGGCTCTTGAAACATCATTCCTTGTGGATGAAGGTGCAACTCTTCCAGAACTCCCGCTGACGTCTCCAATTATTGTTGCTTTGCCAGATAAACCTTCCAGTGCTGATAGATCCATCTCGACAATACCTATCTTATCAATCCCTAGTGCTTCATCACCAAACAGTAGCCTGCAAGCACATGACTTACAAAATGATGatttgacatttaatagcaATAAAAGAATGGGACAAACATCGTTGGGAGTTCGTTGTGATGAAATCAATAGCCAAAATGGACACATTACCTGTTTGCTGGACGCGTCTCAATCGTCTATTGGTCCCTTGGTTCAGCATTCAAACAATTCATTGTGCCATTGTCCTGATTGTACTAGAGATGTGAATAGAAAAATGAATCTACAGGACAGCCAACCTGGAACCACCAGAAATGTGCTGGATAATGACTTCGGTGTATTTCCTTCTCATTCTACAAATTTGTTGTCTGTTAAGAGCGATAATTCATCCACCAAGAATTCTGAGATTGGTGACAAGATAGCAGTTATGCCAGCTGCTCCTCTGAATGTACAAATTTCTCATGATGATGACAGCGCAAAGGATAATTCAGTTGCCAAAACAGATGAAATTCCAGCATCTCCTGCTGACAATCAGAGTATATTGGTTTCTCTATCTTCTCGTTGTGTTTGGAAGGAAACTCTGTGTGAGCGGCCACACCTTCTTCGCATAAAATATTATGGTAACTTCGACAAACCTTTAGGCAGGTTTCTGCGTGACCAGCTGTTTGATCAGGTTAGACTGAGGTTTTCATACATCTATATTTGCTTTACAACCTTATATTATTCTTAACTTTCGTTTTTTTACTTCAGAGCAACCTTTGCCACTCTTGTGAGCTGCCACCAGAGGCCCATGTTTATTGCTATGTTCACCCCCAAGGCAGCTTAACAATATCAGTAAGGAAACTTTCAGTAAAGTTGCCAGGTGATGGTGAACATGATGGTAGAATTTGGATGTGGCATAGATGCTTACGCTGTCCTCGAGTTAATGGGCTCCCTCCAGCAACTAAAAGAATAGTGATGTCTGATGCTGCCTGGGGCTTGTCTTTTGGTAAATTTTTGGAACTTAGTTTTTCAAATCATGCAGCAGCAAGTAGGGTTGCCAGCTGTGGTCATTCGCTTCACAGGGATTGCCTTCGCTTTTATGGGTACATTCTCATCTCTTTTCCATCTTATCAAATCGTTAAGGGTTAGCTTTCAAAAAAAAtatcgttaaggattgtgcctTACATGTTGGTATTTCAGCTTTGGTGAAATGGTTGCTTGCTTTCGATATGCATCAATTAAGGTCCACTCTGTGTATTTACCACCACCGAAACTTGATTTCACTTCCCAGCATCAGGAGTGGGTAGAACAAGAAGCAAAAGAGGTAATGTGCATATGTGCTTAATGTTATGAGCCTTTGTATGCAGTAATATCTCGCTGATGCTGATTGTCAATAATTCAGGTGGATGACTCAGCCGAACTTCTGTTCTCTGAAGTTCTAAATGCACTCCACAAAATTTCAGGAGGAAGGCCAATTACAGGTTCTTTTGATGGTAACTTGAAGATTCTCGAGTTGAGAAGAAATATTGGAGAACTGGAAGAGATCCTGTTGGCAGAGAAGGCTGACTTTATGGTTAAGTAGTTTTGGATTTCTTTATATTAACGTTTGATTAATTGAACACTGTCGTACTTATGTCTGCACAAATAGAATTTCATTAGTAAAGCTGCATTCTGATTATTGGAATTTTCATCTCCCAGGAGTCATTAAAGAATCTACTGAAAAAGGATATGAGAAAGGGACAACCATTCATTGATATTCTTGAGGTTAACAAACTAAGGAGGCATCTATTATTTCTGTGTTACTTGTGGGACCAACGGCTGAAATTCATTGCAAATTCAGGTGGCAAGTACTGTGATGCACTCGCTGGTTTACGGATTGGAAGTGGGAATTGTGATTTTAGTGATAAATCAGTTGGTGCCAGTGCAGCCCCAAAGTTAGAGAAGGGCTCAAAGGTCATAGAAATTCCTTCAATTGCTAAGGAAGGGTCGTTACAGCAGAGCTCTAGTCACTCACTTCATGGTGAAGATGAGGGGCTCAACCAGGCCAATCAATCTAATGAAAACAGCTTGAGGAATGTTGCAGAGCTGAATCATGCTACCAGTGCAGATGTTAAGAATCAACTGGATAACCAAGAATCCAGAATTGGGGTACGTAGGGTTGTTTCTGATGGACAATTCCCAGTTACTACTGATATTCCGGACACATTGGATGCAAAATGGAGAGGTCAGAATGGACCTGTTCCTGATTCAAACTTGGCGAAACCACTACATTCAGTTGAAGGCACAGCAGATGATGTTAAAAGTCAAGCCAAGGCTGTACCATCCCATATTTTCACTGTCCGGTCTGGTGATGCAGCAGAAGAATTACTTAGATGGCTTAAGGTGCCTTACATGACATCAAACAGTTCCTTAAACACAACATCTGGTTCACCATTGAGATTTGCATCCTTGACTGACTACACTCCTAAATACATTGAATTGTTTTGTGAGCTATCACAGAAAGGTGGGGCAAGATTTTTCCTGCCTACTGGAGCTAATGATATTGTCATCCCAGTATTTGACGATGAGCCAACTAGTGTTATTTCTTATGCACTTGTTTCACCCATGTACTGCTTCCAGTTGTCTTATGAGAGCATAAAAAGTAGGGACAAAGATTCTTCTCTTCCATTGCCTGTCTATGATTCAGGAAATTTTAATCCGTTTCATTTATTTGAGGACTTTGGATCCCACTATGATGTCACTCCATCAGTATCTGGAGGTAATCAGGTGCACTTGAGTGTTTCTTTTGAAGATGGTGGGCCACTTGGGAAAGTCAAATATAATGTGACGTGCTATTATGCAAAAAAGTTTGAAGCGCTGAGAAGGTCTTGCTGTCCATCTGAGCTTGATTTTTTGAGGTCTATCAGTCGATGCAAAAAATGGGGAGCACAAGGTGGTAAAAGCAATGTGTTTTTCGCAAAATCTTTGGATGATAGATTTATAATAAAGCAAGTTACCAAGACAGAGCTTGAATCATTCCTAAAGTTTGGCACAGAATATTTTAAATATCTATCAGAGTCCATAAGCACTGGAAGTCCTACATGCCTAGCAAAAATTTTGGGGATCTATCAGGTATGTTGTTTAAACTTTATTCACAGTTATTACATGTCATCTGTGGGAAAAAAATTTCATCCATCCATTGATTTAATGCAATATTATGGTCCTTCAATATTAGTAGGCAGGTTGTAAGAAAAATGGTACTGACAATCAATCAACCAGAAACTTTCATAAACATAGTTGTGTCTATCAAGCATGACATCTTTTGTTTTTTTCGTATGCAAGTCATATATTTTATTGTATCCCTTTGGACCCCTGCGTTCCTCCTTGAATCATTTGATAATTCTACTAGACTCAAATTAGAATTCTTCTTTAGTTAAAACCAACTATTCACCAAATTTGCCACAAATTATATCTTATTTATGTTTTGGACCTCCAAATTTGAGTTATTATAAGTCCTTGGTGTTTGGGATCAGATCCACAGGTAATAGAGCATATAGTTAGCAAGAAACAGATATAATCCCTTTTGTTGAAAATAGTACTAAGAATAGGCGCAGTAAAGTTGTATTTATTTTGACTAAAGATATTGCCTGTAACAAGTTCCTTTGATATATGAAAATTTTGTGAGTAATGTGCCACAGAAAAATTGTTGCATACCATTATGCCTTTGTAGCCTATTATCAGTATTTTATGAACAAAATTTAGTGATCAAAGCAGCATCTTAACTTCAAAGTGTAAAAGTTCTCATTTTTTTTCCTGACTGGAAGGCgtaatttttcttttttgacCTGTTGTCCTTAGGTTACAATTAAGCATGTAAAGGGTGGCAAGGAGTCAAAGATGGATTTGCTTGTGATGGAAAATCTTTTGTTTGGACGGAATATCACCAGGCTGTATGATCTCAAGGGATCTTCAAGGTCAAGGTATAATGCAGATTCAAATGGCAGCAACAAGGTCCTTCTTGACCAGAATTTAATTGAGGCGATGCCAACTTCACCGATTTTTGTTGGGAACAAGGCGAAGCGGCTACTGGAGAGAGCTGTTTGGAATGATACTTCGTTTCTAGCTGTAAGTTTGCATCAATTTGTTGTTCTCATCAATGCTTTTGAAAATGTAGCAGCTTCCAGGGTTATTTCTAAGCTCACCTTTTTGTGTTCAACAGTTTTTGCCCTGATTTTTTCATCAAAATCTGGCTTCCTATTAGTACCAAAGAGGGTGGTCGTGACTCATAAACTGAGCATCCTTATTTTCGATTTCTTTTTTCCAATTTAATCCTCTTTTGGCCAATATCATTTTGTTCATGACTTGTCAGGCCTATGTTCATTTATTTTCCTCAAGTTCTTGTATAGTTCCAGTATAAGGTGAGAGCCTTAGAGAGATTGACCTTATTTTTCAGATGCAAATCTTTAATACAGTATAAGTTAGAAGATCTCAGATCCTGTTGTCCTTTTCCAGTATTAGGGGAATGATGTAAACTTTGCAGATAATGAAGTATCAACCTGCTTGCCATCTTTCCACTTTACTTTGACTTTTGATTTACATGGCCCTGAGTGAAATATACTTTTGGACCGTAAGCAAATCACATGCTACAAGCCTTTGCATTGCTGTTATTTATGCTTTGGGAGCAAACGCCACAATGAGCTGATTGCTTTTAATAGCATGTTAAGCCATCTTGGTCATTTTGACTTGAATATTTGGCTCCATCACCTGCAGCGCTGATGCTTACAAGTTTCTAAGCAGTCACACAATGACAAGTTACTATATATAATTGGACTACATTTTCAGTTTTCTGATATTTTGTAGGCCTTTGACTGTACTTTTTTCTCCACCTCTTAGGACTTGGTAAGGTTCGCTTGAGACCACCAATAGGCAACAGGTCTATAGGTTGTGTGCTAGTGCGTATGATATGACAAATTAAAATACAATCTGAAACTAAATCGTAAACTGTGAGCCTTATACATTAATGAGCTCCATTGTCCTTTCAGGGAATTGATGTGATGGATTATTCCTTGCTTGTGGGAGTTGATGAGGAGAAACATGAACTGGTCTTGGGAATTATTGATTTTATGAGGCAGTATACATGGGACAAGCACCTTGAAACATGGGTAAAATCTTCTGGCATTCTTGGTGGGCCGAAGAACGCCTCTCCAACTGTTGTTTCACCTATGCAATATAAGAAGCGGTTTAGGAAAGCTATGTCTGCTTATTTCATTGTGATTCCCGAGCAATGGATGCCTGCAATAATCAATCCGAGCAAAGCATCATCAAATATTTGTGAAGAAGATTCTCAAAATGCTTCACAAGAATGATAAGAGATTTTAGGTGCGTTATGTTGGATTGGTGATGCCAGTTTTGTCCTACTGTCGTGAAGATTGCTCGACTGGTCAGTCTGGCTTGGTTACTCCAGGTGGCATTCGAAGTGATCTTCCTACCTGGACCGCGTTCTCCTGTGCTAATTGGCACAGATCCGATCGCATCATTGAATCCCTCTCAAGCATCGGATGTGTATATTCTCGAAACTGTAATTATGCCCTAGTCTTAGTTTTTCCCTCCTCATCTTTCGTCTATAATAAATCAGTTTATAGTGTCATCGCTTCTCAATTGTCGTCGCTTAATTTTGGTTGGATGTATAGAACGAGCAGGGCGGTGAATTCTTTCGTTTTTGTAAGTGGTCGTTGTATATTAAGTTCTCCGTCTGTCATTTATTTGGGGGGCTATTGCCGTCTGTCGTAATAACAAAATAAAATTAGTTTGAGGCAGATGTGGAATTCATAAATTCTTCAGAAGGAAATCGCTGATCCGCAGTTGAAATGTTTGCAACAAGAAGCCGAAACTTGCCATTAATAGAAAGTATCATCTGGCGTTGTACTCCCCCTGGTTATAACTTTTTTTGAAATAGTCCCTGGTTATAACTTATGAGGTAACAAGTAAACCAcgttttgaacaaaatatggCCTCTAAAGTATTATTTTCACTTAGTACTTTTTAGCACAATATATTTACTAACATAGTAAATATATAAGGGGAAAATTCATTCTACATGTGCATGTTGCTATTTCCACGTGTATATTTCATAATGTAAGATGTATCTCACCCAACGAAGAGCATGTACGTGAAttatgtgatcatactagaccatctATGGTGATATATAAGTTAGATACATGACCATGCATCGAATATGTGgacatactaatttttatatactaaTACAAATGTATAATTACAATATATCtaaaaaatagggatgcttttgaattttttttatatattcctatgaagtatcttagaattagtatatatACATACTCAAAGTGTAAATGAGTATGTGGGCATACATACGGTAGTATTGATGGTGAGAGTAGCTACACATGAGGGTAGATAAAACTCGTCCGAAAAATTTATTCAACACGGCATGTAACTAACAACATGCGATTCAGAAGTTACTTATTTATAATTTGGATGGAGGCAGTGGATAAACCGGGTAAAAATATGCTATCTCCTAAAATTATGTTTTTCTAACTTATCAAATTTTGCTAGAGAGATTAAGGTGGTACCAGGTGTCAGATCTGGGTACACAGGACTGTACACGTGATAttcttttcctaggataaggctTGGGACATGGTCCACGCTATctgtgtaactactcgtaggCTAGTAGAACTGctgtagtaaaactagtcggatacagtagggaactatccgaaaagtactcgggtagaactcttaggcttgtacccgactaggacttccatgtaaacctatcccctcagattatataagggcggataggaCCCCCTCTAGGAAATTATGCGGCGATCATCCAgggaatcacccaggagatcacccgatcatcatcaaaggcaatacaaaccatacaggatgtagggtattacgctctcggcggtccgaacttgtctaaaccttatgttacTTTGCACCTTCGAATTCCTAATCTCAACGACACTCTATCtataaactcaccacctcggggatatcccttggtgggtgTGGCGGTACCAGGCTTGATGAAGGTGGGTGATATGGTCTGCTGTCTGCCGTGTATTATAGAGAATAGCATGTAAAGTTGGTGATCACAATGGAGTTTTTAACATAGTGGCTATCCGTAGGAGCGAATTTTCCGTAGAAATTTTTTAGTTGGaggggggggagggggcggactcggaaggaaaagaaaggagacgGTGGATATGTTACCCCTATTTGTTATTAACTGTTACATTGAGTTTGTATATTGTAGTGACTAATGAAAGGTATTTCCAATAATAGCATCATCCCTAACTATGTATCGTCATGAGGACGATCGAGAAGATTGCACACAATCCACTTGTTCGATAACTTCAATTCTTTTACAACTACCCATCATA
The Panicum hallii strain FIL2 chromosome 6, PHallii_v3.1, whole genome shotgun sequence genome window above contains:
- the LOC112897666 gene encoding 1-phosphatidylinositol-3-phosphate 5-kinase FAB1B-like; its protein translation is MMGSPEGRLVELFGAVKSWMPRRGEQSLPAVAAGQPQQPLPHDLSRDFWMPDQSCRVCYDCDAQFTILNRRHHCRHCGRVFCARCTANSVPRSPGDAAREDGERIRVCTYCFQRWLEEEAAVRGDMAAQQPSSPSMSAASVGSDKSSFTGTNGQMSSYANVSYTDFASMPVHGEGKCGEDDGYPEKKQTVMEPAPTMEPAAYGDNSSDTFNFCVQRSDDEDDDYAVFHSDLEGQHLQNSDEYYGPMYFDGHQVDCRDDAKESTSPRKDVTALVDSLGADKNEDHSVDECCNARSSSMYSMEVLDNEPVDFENNSSLWVPPEPEDEEDDHDGERDDDEGVDATGEWAYQRSSSFGSGHCRSRDKSAEEHKKAMKDIVDGHFRALVSQLLQAEKVPLTDKTGKESWLDIVTSLSWEAASLLKPDTTSKGGQMDPGGYVKVKCLACGHPSESFVVKGVVCKKNVAHRRMSSKKEKPQILILGGALEYQRVSNLLSSFDTLLQQETDYLKMAVAKIKAHQPSVVLVEKSVSRYAQDLFLEKNISLVLNIKRPLLERISRCTGAQIVPSIDYLSSQKLGRCDLFHVEKYVEEHGTAGEGGKKMLKTLMFFEGCPKPFGCTILLKGANGDELKKVKHVVQYGVFAAYHLALETSFLVDEGATLPELPLTSPIIVALPDKPSSADRSISTIPILSIPSASSPNSSLQAHDLQNDDLTFNSNKRMGQTSLGVRCDEINSQNGHITCLLDASQSSIGPLVQHSNNSLCHCPDCTRDVNRKMNLQDSQPGTTRNVLDNDFGVFPSHSTNLLSVKSDNSSTKNSEIGDKIAVMPAAPLNVQISHDDDSAKDNSVAKTDEIPASPADNQSILVSLSSRCVWKETLCERPHLLRIKYYGNFDKPLGRFLRDQLFDQSNLCHSCELPPEAHVYCYVHPQGSLTISVRKLSVKLPGDGEHDGRIWMWHRCLRCPRVNGLPPATKRIVMSDAAWGLSFGKFLELSFSNHAAASRVASCGHSLHRDCLRFYGFGEMVACFRYASIKVHSVYLPPPKLDFTSQHQEWVEQEAKEVDDSAELLFSEVLNALHKISGGRPITGSFDGNLKILELRRNIGELEEILLAEKADFMESLKNLLKKDMRKGQPFIDILEVNKLRRHLLFLCYLWDQRLKFIANSGGKYCDALAGLRIGSGNCDFSDKSVGASAAPKLEKGSKVIEIPSIAKEGSLQQSSSHSLHGEDEGLNQANQSNENSLRNVAELNHATSADVKNQLDNQESRIGVRRVVSDGQFPVTTDIPDTLDAKWRGQNGPVPDSNLAKPLHSVEGTADDVKSQAKAVPSHIFTVRSGDAAEELLRWLKVPYMTSNSSLNTTSGSPLRFASLTDYTPKYIELFCELSQKGGARFFLPTGANDIVIPVFDDEPTSVISYALVSPMYCFQLSYESIKSRDKDSSLPLPVYDSGNFNPFHLFEDFGSHYDVTPSVSGGNQVHLSVSFEDGGPLGKVKYNVTCYYAKKFEALRRSCCPSELDFLRSISRCKKWGAQGGKSNVFFAKSLDDRFIIKQVTKTELESFLKFGTEYFKYLSESISTGSPTCLAKILGIYQVTIKHVKGGKESKMDLLVMENLLFGRNITRLYDLKGSSRSRYNADSNGSNKVLLDQNLIEAMPTSPIFVGNKAKRLLERAVWNDTSFLAGIDVMDYSLLVGVDEEKHELVLGIIDFMRQYTWDKHLETWVKSSGILGGPKNASPTVVSPMQYKKRFRKAMSAYFIVIPEQWMPAIINPSKASSNICEEDSQNASQE